A genomic stretch from Mesomycoplasma neurolyticum includes:
- a CDS encoding DivIVA domain-containing protein, whose product MENKEKKYAKYFEEILEKKFDVVINGYDPEQVDLFFDHVSEWLEDALQELTNQNKKLKELYELKHHNSLEIKALKTENEKLKDFLNKIDYKKENI is encoded by the coding sequence ATGGAAAATAAAGAGAAAAAATATGCTAAATATTTTGAAGAAATTTTAGAAAAAAAATTTGATGTTGTAATAAATGGATATGATCCTGAGCAAGTTGATTTGTTTTTTGATCATGTTTCTGAATGACTAGAAGATGCTTTGCAAGAATTAACAAATCAAAATAAAAAATTAAAAGAACTTTATGAATTAAAACATCATAACAGTTTAGAAATTAAAGCACTAAAAACTGAAAATGAAAAATTAAAAGATTTTTTAAACAAAATTGATTATAAAAAAGAAAATATTTAA
- the yihA gene encoding ribosome biogenesis GTP-binding protein YihA/YsxC, protein MWKFIISSSNKDNWYENSGNEVCFIGRSNVGKSSLLNALANQKIAKVSSVPGKTQLINFFENNNKNIVVDLPGYGYAKMAKHNNFKMLKMIQDYLKNRKQLKTVFLLFDTRIGLQTIDFETLKFLNILNHKVILVGTKIDKLNQSQFSKIKKTLEQQEISNFVLVSSKTKKNIDILNEIINNEFSEK, encoded by the coding sequence ATGTGAAAATTTATTATCTCATCATCAAATAAAGATAATTGATATGAAAATTCAGGTAATGAAGTTTGTTTTATTGGTAGATCAAATGTTGGAAAATCATCTTTATTAAATGCTTTAGCAAACCAAAAAATAGCAAAAGTTTCTAGCGTTCCAGGAAAAACACAATTAATTAATTTTTTTGAAAATAATAATAAAAATATTGTAGTTGATCTCCCAGGTTATGGTTATGCCAAAATGGCAAAACATAATAATTTTAAAATGCTAAAAATGATTCAAGATTATCTTAAAAATAGAAAACAATTAAAAACAGTTTTTTTACTTTTTGATACAAGAATTGGACTTCAAACAATCGATTTTGAAACACTTAAATTTCTTAATATTTTAAATCATAAGGTTATTTTAGTTGGAACAAAAATTGATAAATTAAATCAATCGCAATTTTCAAAAATTAAAAAAACATTAGAGCAACAAGAAATTTCAAATTTTGTTTTAGTTTCTAGTAAAACTAAAAAAAATATTGACATATTAAATGAAATTATAAATAACGAATTTTCAGAAAAATAA
- a CDS encoding TrmH family RNA methyltransferase has protein sequence MIISSLNNPKIIELAKLKQKKYRDQNNLFLIEGWKIIDQAIKKKLVIEIYSSDLNFKSNDVKVIYVKQNVLNKLSTVASGDLKQIALCKKMNFNEDLMSKVVALDNIQNPNNLGSIIRNAIAFNFDTIIVQGADIYNEKVIRSSKGAIFNINIINVNDLSTFLSKIKNNFFILGTDLKKESIELEKLKLKDKKNIIIVFGNEGHGISKEVSRLIDQNIYIKINFESLNIAVANAIILYFLKD, from the coding sequence ATGATAATTAGTTCATTAAATAACCCAAAAATCATTGAGTTAGCTAAATTAAAACAAAAAAAATACAGAGATCAAAATAATCTTTTTTTAATTGAGGGATGAAAAATTATAGATCAAGCAATTAAAAAAAAATTAGTTATAGAAATTTATAGTTCAGATTTGAACTTTAAATCTAATGATGTAAAAGTTATTTATGTAAAACAAAATGTTTTAAATAAATTGTCTACTGTAGCAAGTGGTGATTTAAAGCAAATTGCACTTTGTAAAAAAATGAATTTTAATGAAGATTTAATGTCTAAAGTTGTTGCACTTGATAATATTCAAAATCCTAACAATTTAGGTTCTATTATTAGAAATGCAATAGCTTTTAATTTTGACACTATTATAGTTCAAGGTGCTGATATTTATAATGAAAAAGTAATTCGTAGTTCAAAAGGTGCTATTTTTAATATTAATATTATTAATGTTAATGATTTATCTACTTTTTTATCTAAAATAAAAAATAATTTTTTTATTTTAGGAACAGATTTAAAAAAAGAATCAATTGAGTTAGAAAAATTAAAACTTAAAGATAAAAAAAATATTATTATTGTTTTTGGAAATGAAGGTCATGGTATTTCAAAAGAAGTTTCTAGATTAATTGATCAAAACATTTACATAAAAATTAATTTTGAATCATTGAATATAGCTGTTGCAAATGCTATAATATTATATTTTTTAAAGGATTAA
- a CDS encoding class I SAM-dependent RNA methyltransferase has protein sequence MFVCTIEFYNQKGQGACKWNNKIVYISHVILNEKVDFTIVKEFKNHCIGKVNKIISPSKNRNYDLPNNFEQIGGYELFHMNIEAEKEYKIINTINAFKQNAKYELKNIGFFQGAQILRYRNKITLFDGKFYKPNSKELIKIDDFLLTDISPKTDKKGKVIFRKLDTLIIGHKKDNLYTTDTMFGIKFRVGINSFYQINKEVALEAYKDMLNFINKNDLVYDFYSGIGTISLLAAQKVKKVIAVEYNKNSHQDALFNAKNNNIKNVRFYLENVETFLQKQKQILNGTLIVDPSREGLNKNIIELILKHNFKKIIYLSCNVFSQAGDFFVLKNHYNLVFSKIYNMFPRTYHIENLIVLEKKGE, from the coding sequence ATGTTTGTTTGTACAATTGAATTTTATAATCAAAAAGGACAAGGTGCTTGTAAATGAAATAATAAAATTGTTTATATCTCACATGTTATTTTAAATGAAAAAGTCGATTTCACTATTGTTAAAGAATTTAAAAATCATTGCATTGGAAAAGTAAATAAAATAATTAGCCCATCAAAAAATAGAAATTATGATTTACCAAATAATTTTGAACAAATTGGGGGTTATGAATTATTTCATATGAATATTGAAGCAGAAAAAGAGTATAAAATTATTAATACAATAAATGCATTTAAACAAAATGCTAAATATGAATTAAAAAATATTGGTTTTTTCCAAGGCGCTCAAATTTTACGTTATCGTAATAAAATTACTTTATTTGATGGAAAATTTTATAAACCCAATAGCAAAGAACTTATAAAAATTGATGATTTTTTGCTAACTGATATTAGCCCGAAAACAGACAAAAAAGGTAAAGTTATTTTTAGAAAACTTGATACATTAATTATTGGGCATAAAAAAGACAATTTATATACTACTGATACAATGTTTGGAATAAAATTCAGAGTTGGAATTAATTCATTTTACCAAATAAACAAGGAAGTTGCACTTGAAGCTTATAAAGATATGTTGAATTTTATAAACAAAAATGATTTAGTTTATGATTTTTATTCAGGAATTGGAACAATAAGTCTTTTAGCAGCACAAAAAGTAAAAAAAGTGATAGCTGTAGAATATAATAAAAATTCACACCAAGATGCTTTATTTAATGCCAAAAATAATAATATTAAAAATGTTAGGTTTTATTTAGAAAACGTTGAAACTTTTTTACAAAAGCAAAAACAAATATTGAATGGAACTTTAATAGTTGATCCATCTAGAGAAGGATTGAACAAAAACATTATTGAACTTATTTTAAAACATAATTTTAAAAAAATAATTTATTTATCATGCAATGTTTTTAGCCAAGCAGGTGATTTTTTTGTTTTAAAAAATCATTATAATTTAGTTTTTAGTAAAATCTATAATATGTTTCCAAGAACATATCATATTGAAAACTTAATTGTTTTAGAAAAAAAAGGAGAATAA